The following are encoded together in the Primulina tabacum isolate GXHZ01 chromosome 18, ASM2559414v2, whole genome shotgun sequence genome:
- the LOC142532307 gene encoding uncharacterized protein LOC142532307, with protein sequence MRTAQSRQKSYADKRRRDLEFAVGDHVFVKVAPMKGVMRFGKKGKLSPRFIGPFEILDRVGTLAYRVALPPNLAGVHNVFHVSMLRKYMANPSHVLNFEPLQLTPNLSYEERPVQILDRQEKKLRNKLVKRVKVKWLNHSEEEATWESESEMRERYPELFDALSRKHAAIAHLSVQRPLNTYTMSQYAELYIREIVRLHGIPVSDKVPSFTSAFLKSLHHALGTKLLFGTAFRTQTDGQLESLIHF encoded by the exons atgaggactgctcagagccgacagaagagttatgccgataagcggaggagagacttagagtttgcagtgggcgatcatgtcttcgtgaaagtggcacctatgaagggtgtcatgagatttggcaagaaagggaagctcagtccgagattcattggaccgtttgagatcctcgacagagttgggacgctagcgtatcgtgtggctcttccgccgaatctggccggagtacacaatgtctttcacgtctccatgctgaggaagtatatggcaaatccttcgcatgtgctgaatttcgagccgttgcagcttactccaaacttatcttatgaggagagacccgtgcagatcctagacaggcaggagaagaagcttcggaacaagctggttaagcgagtcaaggtcaaatggctcaaccattctgaggaggaagctacgtgggagtctgagtcagagatgagggagcgttaccccgagttattcg atgcCCTGAGCAGGAAGCACGCAGCGATTGCTCATTTGTCGGTACAGAGACCGCT GAATACTTACACCATGagtcagtatgcagagttgtacatcagagagatagtcagactgcatggaaTTCCAGTGTCAGATAAGGTTCCAAGTTTCACGTCTGCGTTCTTGAAGAGTCTACATCATGCATTGGGTACTAAGCTGCTATTCGGTACTGCTTTCCGTactcagactgacggacagttaGAGAGTCTTATTCACTTTTGA
- the LOC142532308 gene encoding uncharacterized protein LOC142532308 translates to MAPYEALCERKCRTPMYWDEVGERAEIGPDIVSQIAELLVKIRDMMKTAQIRNKSYADQRRRELDFFVGDHVFVKVAPMKVVMRFEKKGKLTPRHIGPFEILERVGTLAHRVALPPNLAVVHNVTHVSCNGSTSNPSHVLNYEPLQLTPNLSFEERPAQILDRQERWIRNKVIHMVKVKWLNHYEEEATWEIETEMKSRYPKLFCMF, encoded by the coding sequence atggctccatatgaggcattgTGCGAGAGAAAGTGTAGGACTCCAAtgtattgggacgaggtaggagagaggGCAGAGATAGGGCCGGATATTGTCAGTCAGATTGCAGAGTTattggtcaagatccgagacatgaTGAAGACCGCTCAGATCCGGAATAAGAGTTACGCAGATCAGCGGCGTCGAGAACTTGATTTTTTCGTAGGAGACCATGTGTTCGTGAaagtcgcaccgatgaaggtTGTAATGAGGTTTGAGAAGAAGGGAAAGCTCACTCCGAGACACATAGGGCCGTTTGAGATACtggagagagttgggacactcgcacacagagttgcattaccgcCGAATCTAGCGGTTGTTCATAATGTGACCCATGTCTCATGCAACGGAAGTAcgtcgaatccttcgcatgtgctgaactatgagccacttcaacTGACACCAAACCTGTCCTTTGAGGAGAGACCCGCTCAGATTTTGGATAGACAGGAGAGGTGGATCCgaaacaaggtgatccacatggtcaaagtcaagtggttAAATCATTacgaggaggaggctacttgggagataGAGACCGAGATGAAGAGTCGCTACCCAAAGTTATTCtgtatgttttaa